In Lactobacillus xylocopicola, the genomic stretch GCTTTTTAAAAAAATAATCTGTATCATACTATTGTTGTGAACCGTTAACGCTGTTTGTCCGCTCACACCTGACGGTTAACGTTGTTAACGGCAATTATTTAAGTGAAAGGTGAATAGAATATGGCTATTTCAAAAGCTGAAAAAGATGAAATCATCAAAAAGTATGCAACTCACGAGGGTGATACTGGTTCAACCGAAGTTCAAGTTGCAATTTTGACTACGGATATTAACAATTTAACTGAGCACATGCGGAATCATTCACATGACCACCACT encodes the following:
- the rpsO gene encoding 30S ribosomal protein S15, giving the protein MAISKAEKDEIIKKYATHEGDTGSTEVQVAILTTDINNLTEHMRNHSHDHHSYVGLLKKIGHRRNLLRYLQDNDINRYRDLIKKLGLRR